From Porphyromonadaceae bacterium W3.11, one genomic window encodes:
- a CDS encoding leucine-rich repeat domain-containing protein: MMKKSLRWLLLCLLALMFAYCSPSKPQEEVEDGILLHYPNTIISNTGRVELSKDIRVIATGAFRDCDRLKELSLQGIEQIKNGAFDGCGQLKKVVLQTPHLPKVDAMAFRGTPDDKELIIPTTIEEVLLAWAKRCGFEAINGQSITGFVITSKGKLLAYPLTKVNGGEVVLDDAVVAIAEGVFDGYTELKSIKGNRVKTIGARAFAKTPHLTTIDFPAAETIGDNAFLGATSLSKVALPKVEKVGNFSFSACTTLKEVTLPQIKAIGNGAFAGCAALQSLEIGAELPVVGAESPFQDTKEDKNLLTPSGVDIDSFENWAVENGFSSINGELIEDVVPPPEGLAAEGRKIIGVTDIAKGYAWKVVIPEYFNEIGDKAFANAAGTDFSSITANGVVKVGERAFYAAPNLYRVEMAKLKFIGPYAFAECRSMLSEMKRTPSIEVIGERAFYYCRMLSLVSAPHLKEIGDKAFEKCVRMEEWGILHVGAEPPLLKGELGIKKIAVLVVPQGAKPTYEKWKHRDKFGKILEIGEPGTEDIEEII; this comes from the coding sequence ATGATGAAAAAAAGTTTGCGGTGGTTGCTCCTCTGTCTGCTTGCACTAATGTTTGCTTACTGCTCTCCTTCTAAGCCACAGGAAGAGGTGGAGGATGGAATATTACTACACTATCCCAACACCATCATATCTAACACTGGAAGAGTAGAGCTATCAAAAGATATTCGGGTGATTGCTACTGGAGCATTCAGAGACTGCGATCGTCTGAAGGAGCTCTCCTTACAAGGTATAGAGCAGATAAAGAATGGTGCATTTGATGGGTGTGGACAATTGAAAAAGGTAGTCCTTCAGACTCCCCACTTACCCAAAGTGGATGCCATGGCATTCAGGGGCACACCCGATGACAAAGAACTCATAATACCCACCACGATAGAGGAGGTTCTCCTCGCTTGGGCAAAGCGGTGTGGCTTCGAAGCCATCAATGGTCAGAGTATAACTGGATTTGTGATAACATCTAAAGGCAAATTACTCGCCTACCCCTTGACTAAGGTCAATGGTGGAGAAGTGGTTCTGGACGATGCTGTCGTGGCAATCGCCGAAGGGGTCTTTGATGGGTACACTGAGTTGAAGAGCATCAAGGGGAATCGGGTGAAAACTATTGGAGCACGTGCTTTTGCAAAGACGCCGCACTTGACTACGATAGATTTTCCGGCTGCTGAAACTATTGGTGACAATGCTTTTCTTGGAGCTACATCACTAAGTAAAGTAGCGCTTCCCAAGGTAGAAAAGGTGGGTAACTTCTCCTTTTCTGCATGCACCACCCTTAAGGAGGTAACTCTCCCTCAAATAAAAGCTATTGGCAATGGAGCCTTTGCTGGTTGTGCAGCACTTCAATCACTAGAGATAGGTGCCGAGCTACCCGTAGTAGGAGCAGAATCTCCCTTTCAGGATACGAAAGAAGACAAAAACCTACTCACTCCTTCGGGTGTGGATATTGATAGCTTTGAAAACTGGGCTGTCGAGAATGGCTTTAGTAGCATCAATGGAGAGCTAATTGAAGATGTGGTGCCACCGCCAGAGGGACTTGCAGCAGAAGGTCGAAAAATCATAGGAGTTACCGATATAGCAAAAGGATACGCATGGAAGGTAGTCATCCCCGAGTACTTCAATGAGATTGGTGACAAAGCCTTTGCGAATGCTGCGGGAACCGACTTCTCCAGCATCACTGCCAATGGCGTAGTAAAGGTGGGAGAACGTGCCTTTTACGCAGCCCCCAACCTATATAGGGTAGAAATGGCGAAACTAAAGTTCATTGGTCCTTATGCCTTTGCAGAGTGTAGATCGATGCTCTCCGAGATGAAGCGGACTCCCTCAATTGAGGTAATAGGCGAAAGAGCCTTCTACTACTGTAGGATGCTCTCCTTAGTCTCAGCACCACACCTCAAAGAGATTGGGGATAAAGCTTTTGAGAAGTGCGTACGAATGGAGGAGTGGGGCATACTCCATGTGGGTGCCGAGCCACCTCTCCTGAAGGGCGAATTGGGCATCAAGAAAATCGCCGTATTAGTTGTCCCCCAAGGTGCTAAACCCACTTACGAAAAATGGAAGCACAGGGATAAGTTTGGGAAAATATTAGAAATAGGCGAACCAGGAACCGAAGATATAGAAGAGATTATATAA
- a CDS encoding IS982 family transposase, protein MFTNIVEVFCILDDFSKKFDQVMKAHSMETGQTKRRRNRKFKLSDSEVMTILIMFHHSHYRDLKSFYLKYICTQCHSLFPETVSYNRFVELQQKVAYKLIAFLNMCCLGECTGISFIDSTPLRACHIKRERSHKTMKGWGAKGKCTMGWFYGFKLHIVINDKGEIIKYQITPGNVDDRAPLKDDAFTKKLFGKLIGDRGYISQSLFDKLFIDDIHMITKIKKNMKNSLMSLYDKILLLKRAIIETVNDLLKNVYQIEHTRHRCVNNFVVNLVSGLIAYNLMPKKPELNLEIIRKPNEIAIA, encoded by the coding sequence ATGTTCACAAATATAGTTGAAGTTTTTTGTATTCTAGATGATTTCTCCAAAAAGTTTGATCAGGTGATGAAGGCTCATTCTATGGAAACTGGTCAGACAAAGAGAAGAAGAAATAGGAAGTTTAAGCTTTCTGACAGTGAGGTGATGACCATTCTCATAATGTTTCACCACTCTCATTACCGTGATTTGAAGTCTTTCTATCTGAAGTACATTTGCACACAGTGTCACTCTCTTTTTCCCGAAACGGTCTCCTATAATCGCTTCGTGGAGTTGCAACAAAAGGTAGCCTATAAACTGATTGCTTTTCTCAATATGTGCTGTTTGGGGGAGTGTACAGGCATCTCCTTCATTGACTCTACACCGTTAAGGGCTTGTCATATTAAGCGAGAAAGGAGTCACAAAACAATGAAGGGGTGGGGTGCAAAAGGAAAGTGTACAATGGGATGGTTTTATGGCTTTAAGCTACATATAGTCATCAATGACAAGGGAGAGATTATCAAATATCAAATCACTCCTGGTAATGTTGATGATAGGGCTCCACTCAAGGACGATGCCTTCACAAAGAAGCTTTTTGGGAAATTAATAGGAGATAGAGGATACATCTCTCAATCTCTATTTGACAAACTCTTCATTGATGATATACACATGATTACAAAGATCAAGAAGAATATGAAGAATTCACTGATGTCCCTTTACGATAAAATTCTTTTGCTCAAGAGGGCTATTATCGAAACCGTGAATGACTTACTCAAGAACGTCTATCAAATTGAACATACGAGGCATAGATGTGTGAATAACTTTGTCGTCAATCTCGTCAGTGGCTTAATTGCTTACAACCTAATGCCCAAGAAACCTGAGCTCAATTTAGAAATTATCAGAAAACCTAACGAAATAGCTATCGCTTAG